Proteins encoded by one window of Streptomyces sp. LX-29:
- a CDS encoding sugar transferase: MRQGGLVSPFSSERGPLTNGAISQPANDWEQRYRRTVIISDTVATALVVAAIGNFFGARDAANWHEKWGILAFGTELLVLGALAVSRSWAPAVLGQGAEEFRRLGRSLFAATVVLALGGIALTSRNIKLWIFVAIPAIALITMTARYLLRLRLHKQRKEGRCLRPVLAAGSPDTVRDLITRARKFPHLGWRVDAVCTTDGHGLDGDQLDGVPVVGRLVDVASHVRRDGYRVVAVTPDPHWSPDRLQRLAWNLEGSDAEMVVAPVLMEVAGPRLHVDAVLGIPLLRVSMPTFTGGRRVVKAVVDRMGAAILLLLFAPLMVLVGLLVLADSRGGAFYRQRRVGKDGREFTIYKFRTMVAGADRARAELAHRNEGAGLLFKLRRDPRVTRVGTVLRRYSLDELPQLFNVLTGSMSLVGPRPPLPEESAAYGPDIRRRLLVKPGLTGLWQISGRSDLPWEEAVRLDLRYVEDWSLALDTVILWKTLRAVLHGQGAY, from the coding sequence GTGCGGCAAGGGGGATTAGTCAGCCCGTTTTCGTCGGAGCGCGGGCCTCTGACGAACGGGGCGATCAGTCAGCCCGCGAACGACTGGGAGCAGCGGTACCGCCGTACCGTGATCATCAGCGATACCGTGGCCACCGCCTTGGTGGTGGCGGCGATCGGCAACTTCTTCGGGGCCCGGGACGCGGCCAACTGGCACGAGAAGTGGGGAATTCTCGCATTCGGCACCGAGCTGCTGGTGCTGGGAGCGCTTGCGGTGAGCCGGTCATGGGCTCCGGCCGTGCTCGGCCAGGGCGCCGAGGAATTCCGCCGGCTCGGGAGATCACTGTTTGCGGCGACCGTCGTACTGGCGCTCGGCGGAATCGCCCTCACCTCGCGCAACATCAAACTCTGGATCTTCGTCGCGATTCCCGCGATCGCGCTCATCACCATGACCGCGCGGTATCTGCTGCGGCTCCGGCTGCACAAACAGCGGAAGGAAGGGCGGTGCCTGCGACCGGTGCTCGCCGCCGGGAGCCCGGACACCGTGCGCGACCTGATCACCCGGGCCCGTAAGTTCCCGCACCTCGGCTGGCGGGTGGACGCGGTGTGTACGACGGACGGTCACGGCCTCGACGGTGACCAACTCGACGGAGTACCGGTCGTCGGCCGACTGGTGGACGTCGCCAGCCACGTCCGCCGCGACGGCTACCGTGTCGTCGCGGTCACACCGGACCCGCACTGGTCACCGGACCGGCTACAGCGGCTGGCCTGGAACCTCGAAGGCAGCGACGCCGAGATGGTCGTGGCCCCCGTGCTGATGGAGGTGGCAGGACCGCGGCTGCACGTCGACGCGGTGCTCGGGATACCGCTGCTGCGGGTCAGCATGCCGACCTTCACCGGGGGCCGCCGGGTGGTCAAGGCGGTCGTCGATCGGATGGGCGCGGCGATCCTGCTGCTGCTGTTCGCGCCGCTGATGGTGCTCGTCGGACTGCTCGTCCTCGCGGACAGTCGCGGTGGGGCGTTCTACCGCCAGCGCAGAGTCGGCAAGGACGGCCGCGAGTTCACCATCTACAAGTTCCGCACCATGGTCGCCGGGGCCGACAGGGCACGCGCCGAACTGGCCCACCGCAACGAGGGCGCCGGCCTGCTGTTCAAGCTCCGCCGGGACCCGCGGGTGACCAGGGTGGGAACGGTGCTGCGCCGGTACTCGCTCGACGAGCTCCCGCAGCTCTTCAACGTGCTCACCGGATCGATGTCGCTCGTCGGTCCGCGGCCTCCGCTACCGGAGGAGTCCGCCGCCTACGGCCCGGACATCCGTCGGCGGCTGCTCGTCAAGCCCGGGCTCACCGGCCTGTGGCAGATCAGCGGACGCAGCGACCTGCCGTGGGAGGAGGCGGTCCGCCTCGACCTGCGGTACGTGGAGGACTGGTCGCTCGCCCTGGACACAGTGATCTTGTGGAAGACGCTGCGCGCGGTGCTCCACGGGCAGGGGGCCTACTGA
- a CDS encoding nucleotide sugar dehydrogenase yields MRVSVFGLGYVGCVSAACLASMGHEVIGVDVNQVKVDLVNDGRAPVVEERIGELIAEVVRTGALRATGDVREAITGSEVSLVCVGTPSEPNGSLCTTYLERVTEQIGAVLAEGAGQGGRHTVVFRSTMLPGTCLNLLVPILEKYVGGTAGADFGVAVNPEFLREGTSVRDFFDPPKTVIGELDPASGDAVAALYDGLPGEVFRVPVPTAEAIKYADNAFHGLKIGFANELGAVCQALGVDSHQVMDVFLADRKLNISPAYLRPGFAFGGSCLPKDLRSLVHAAQRADVSVPILAHVLPSNSDHLQRAVELVERTGKRRVGMFGLSFKPGTDDLRESPLVELAERLFGKGYDLRIYDPNVNLSRLLGANREYIETRLPHLAQLLADSVDEVLAHAEVCLVGTREPDVLAALPHGEEPVIVDLIRLPDAEARRAEPGYMGLAW; encoded by the coding sequence ATGAGAGTCAGCGTTTTCGGGCTCGGCTACGTGGGCTGCGTATCGGCCGCGTGCCTGGCCAGCATGGGCCACGAGGTCATCGGGGTGGACGTGAACCAGGTGAAGGTCGACCTGGTCAACGACGGCAGGGCCCCGGTGGTCGAGGAGCGGATCGGCGAGCTCATCGCCGAGGTCGTACGGACCGGAGCGTTACGCGCCACCGGCGACGTCCGCGAGGCGATCACGGGCAGCGAGGTGTCGCTGGTCTGCGTGGGCACGCCGTCGGAGCCCAACGGCAGCCTGTGCACCACGTATCTGGAGCGGGTCACCGAGCAGATCGGCGCCGTGCTCGCCGAGGGGGCCGGGCAGGGGGGCCGGCATACCGTCGTGTTCCGCAGCACCATGCTCCCGGGCACCTGCCTGAACCTGCTGGTGCCGATCCTGGAGAAGTACGTCGGCGGCACGGCCGGGGCGGACTTCGGGGTCGCGGTCAACCCGGAGTTCCTGCGCGAGGGCACGAGCGTGCGGGACTTCTTCGACCCGCCCAAGACCGTGATCGGCGAGCTCGACCCGGCGAGCGGCGACGCGGTGGCGGCGCTGTACGACGGCTTGCCCGGCGAGGTGTTCCGGGTGCCGGTCCCGACGGCCGAGGCGATCAAATACGCCGACAACGCGTTCCACGGCCTCAAGATCGGCTTCGCCAACGAGCTGGGCGCGGTGTGCCAGGCGCTCGGGGTGGACTCGCACCAGGTGATGGATGTGTTCCTGGCCGACCGCAAGCTGAACATCAGCCCCGCCTACCTGCGGCCCGGCTTCGCCTTCGGCGGCTCCTGCCTGCCCAAGGACCTGCGCAGCCTGGTCCACGCGGCGCAGCGGGCCGACGTCTCGGTGCCCATCCTCGCCCATGTGCTGCCCTCCAACTCCGACCATCTGCAACGCGCGGTGGAGCTGGTCGAGCGCACCGGCAAGCGCCGGGTGGGCATGTTCGGGTTGTCCTTCAAACCCGGCACCGACGACCTCCGCGAGAGTCCGCTCGTCGAACTGGCGGAGCGACTCTTCGGCAAGGGGTACGACCTGCGGATCTACGACCCCAATGTGAACCTCTCCCGGCTGCTCGGCGCGAACCGCGAGTACATCGAGACCCGGCTGCCGCACCTCGCGCAGCTGCTCGCGGACTCCGTCGACGAGGTGCTCGCACATGCCGAGGTGTGCCTGGTCGGGACCAGGGAACCGGACGTCCTCGCGGCGCTGCCGCATGGCGAGGAACCGGTGATCGTCGACCTCATCCGCCTTCCCGACGCCGAGGCGCGCCGGGCTGAACCGGGGTACATGGGACTTGCCTGGTAA
- a CDS encoding glycosyltransferase family 4 protein translates to MPGNTTSGDRPDRRALILVENLSVPFDRRVWQECTTLRDAGWTVHVICPRGEKRDTEPEAVIDGVRIHRYPLRAATGGPAGYLREYGSALWHTARLARKVGPVDVVHACNPPDLLFLPALWLKRRGARFVFDQHDLVPELYLSRFGRGEDLLYRAVCALERMTYRAADVVLATNESYRDVAVRRGGRRPEDVFVVRSAPAIDRFQPVPPEPELKRGKPHLLCYLGVMGPQDGVDYALRALAKMRDELGRTDWHAVFVGAGDAFDAMVELSRRLDLSEQVQFTGRIPDADLVRYLSTADVCLSPDPRNPLNDVSTMNKVLEYMAMGRPIVSFDLREARVSAGDAAVYAPADDEAEFARLIALLMDDPEKRARMGKIGQERISGRLSWRNSQASLLAAYAAACRDHTPVAADGRGRTGWRPRG, encoded by the coding sequence TTGCCTGGTAACACGACCAGCGGCGATCGGCCGGACCGGCGCGCGCTGATCCTGGTGGAGAACCTGTCGGTGCCGTTCGACCGGCGGGTGTGGCAGGAGTGCACCACGCTGCGCGACGCGGGCTGGACGGTGCACGTCATCTGCCCCCGGGGGGAGAAGCGGGACACGGAACCGGAGGCGGTGATCGACGGGGTGCGGATCCACCGCTACCCGTTGCGCGCGGCCACCGGAGGGCCGGCCGGCTACCTGCGGGAGTACGGATCGGCGTTGTGGCATACGGCCCGGCTGGCCCGCAAGGTCGGCCCGGTCGACGTGGTCCACGCCTGCAACCCGCCCGACCTGCTGTTCCTGCCGGCACTGTGGCTGAAGCGGCGCGGCGCGCGGTTCGTCTTCGACCAGCACGACCTGGTGCCCGAGCTGTACCTCTCCCGGTTCGGCCGCGGCGAAGACCTGCTCTACCGCGCCGTGTGCGCGCTGGAACGGATGACCTACCGGGCCGCGGACGTCGTGCTCGCCACGAACGAGAGCTACCGGGACGTCGCGGTGCGCCGTGGCGGTCGGCGGCCGGAGGACGTCTTCGTGGTGCGCAGCGCCCCCGCCATCGACCGGTTCCAACCGGTGCCGCCCGAGCCGGAGCTGAAGCGCGGCAAGCCTCATCTGCTGTGCTACCTCGGCGTCATGGGCCCTCAGGACGGCGTCGACTACGCCCTGCGGGCCCTGGCGAAAATGCGCGACGAGCTCGGGCGGACCGACTGGCACGCGGTGTTCGTCGGCGCGGGCGACGCCTTCGACGCGATGGTGGAACTGTCCCGGCGGCTCGACCTCTCCGAGCAGGTGCAGTTCACCGGGCGCATTCCGGACGCCGACCTGGTGCGCTACCTGTCCACCGCGGACGTGTGCCTGTCCCCCGACCCGCGCAATCCGCTCAACGACGTGTCGACCATGAACAAGGTCCTGGAGTACATGGCGATGGGCCGGCCGATCGTCTCGTTCGACCTCCGGGAGGCGCGGGTCTCCGCCGGTGACGCCGCCGTCTACGCGCCCGCCGACGACGAGGCCGAATTCGCCAGGCTCATCGCGCTGCTCATGGACGACCCCGAGAAGCGGGCCCGGATGGGCAAGATCGGCCAGGAGCGGATCAGCGGACGGCTCTCCTGGCGGAACTCGCAGGCGTCGCTGCTCGCCGCCTACGCCGCGGCCTGCCGTGACCACACTCCGGTGGCGGCGGACGGCCGGGGCCGCACAGGGTGGAGGCCGCGCGGTTGA
- a CDS encoding Wzz/FepE/Etk N-terminal domain-containing protein: protein MSEDPIRLVTIGRILRRRWRLLAVVTVVGALVGYGISVLFPPRYTASVSVLLPGQWEERELLTQAEIATSSSVVDRVAATLGWKGVSGGELRDRVSAKATDGNIIKISGTATTPERAQQLSDRVAQEFVAFAARIAGDDTDPDAATGPEALRKKVAETNRRITDLADAADPGRTVESVQARTELEKLRTALQEAMKKLDETEGATSRAGMVVMGPAPRPTDEAPPTRTHLVAGGAVLSFLLAVVGHLAAARGNRRPRTEPEIAAALGSALLGTVDVPGERRAHRPRGRGSRAWIRRLLGVDTRWDIPTPRRSDDEAGRRIRYRRVIARLRDRLPAPRRLLVVVPDGDEIAHRAAGQLVAEAESDPVLRVVDVSASQPVVPDRDTESGALIVLSAGSWTAGELAGIAEACADGGHEVVGVVVAGAVRVRPTRSAGRPPESATLALAGRGRATGGSV from the coding sequence TTGAGCGAGGACCCGATACGCCTGGTCACGATCGGGCGGATTCTCCGTCGGCGCTGGCGGCTGCTGGCCGTCGTCACCGTGGTGGGCGCGCTCGTCGGCTACGGCATCTCGGTGCTGTTTCCGCCGCGCTACACGGCCTCGGTATCGGTACTGCTGCCGGGGCAGTGGGAGGAGCGCGAGCTGCTCACCCAGGCGGAGATCGCGACCAGTTCGTCGGTGGTCGACCGCGTGGCCGCCACGCTCGGCTGGAAGGGCGTCAGCGGCGGCGAGCTGCGGGATCGCGTGAGCGCCAAGGCCACCGACGGGAACATCATCAAGATCTCCGGTACGGCCACCACCCCGGAACGCGCGCAGCAGCTCTCCGACCGGGTGGCACAGGAGTTCGTCGCCTTCGCCGCGCGGATCGCGGGCGACGACACCGACCCCGACGCGGCCACGGGGCCCGAGGCGCTGCGGAAGAAGGTGGCGGAGACCAACCGCCGCATCACCGACCTGGCCGACGCGGCCGATCCGGGGCGGACCGTGGAGAGCGTGCAGGCCCGCACCGAGCTCGAGAAGCTGCGCACCGCGCTGCAGGAGGCCATGAAGAAGCTGGACGAGACCGAGGGGGCGACCAGCAGGGCCGGCATGGTCGTCATGGGACCGGCGCCCCGGCCGACCGACGAGGCCCCGCCGACGAGGACGCACCTCGTCGCCGGTGGGGCGGTGCTGTCCTTCCTGCTCGCGGTCGTCGGCCATCTCGCCGCGGCACGGGGGAACCGCCGACCGCGCACCGAGCCGGAGATCGCCGCGGCGCTGGGCTCGGCGCTGCTGGGTACCGTCGACGTGCCTGGCGAACGGCGCGCGCACCGGCCCCGAGGCCGTGGCTCGCGGGCCTGGATCCGCCGGCTCCTCGGCGTCGACACCCGGTGGGACATACCGACCCCGCGGAGGTCCGACGACGAGGCCGGCAGGCGGATCCGCTACCGGCGGGTGATCGCTCGCCTCCGGGACCGACTGCCGGCCCCCCGGCGGCTGCTGGTCGTCGTACCGGACGGCGACGAGATCGCCCACCGGGCCGCCGGGCAGCTCGTCGCGGAGGCCGAGAGCGATCCGGTGCTGCGGGTGGTGGACGTCTCGGCCTCCCAGCCGGTGGTGCCGGACCGCGACACCGAATCCGGTGCCCTGATCGTGCTCAGCGCGGGCAGCTGGACCGCGGGCGAGCTCGCCGGCATCGCCGAGGCGTGTGCGGACGGCGGGCATGAGGTCGTCGGCGTCGTCGTCGCCGGCGCGGTCCGGGTCCGTCCGACGCGGTCTGCCGGCCGTCCTCCGGAGAGCGCCACCCTGGCGCTCGCGGGTCGCGGCCGCGCGACGGGAGGTTCGGTGTGA
- a CDS encoding Wzz/FepE/Etk N-terminal domain-containing protein encodes MTTSTTSEPSAAAPLVDLQALVVAVRRRRRLWGAMALLGLLVGAAMAVLMPPPPPTAVTKVLVAHQEDQPNDTGTLIRTDVELLGTTRIAGKALRSLKSPESPEDFMRDYRGTGLTNNLLRIDVTGDSDAEAVARAKALADAFVADHVRRMRETAKAEAEALLEQRDRMRKELVQVNEEIGDGPPRSGPEASARTESLFARRAELTTRIADFNQRAEEARVGTPRLIAGTQIVDAPHAVRHSLPRAAVTNAGIGLVLGLVLGLAVAAVGSVVADRPVLRREIAANLGASVIAELRRVSRRPAGRWRLRRTRAARTRLTTTLARAVRGSAEPVSLLELGCARSASAIALDVAGALAAEGPVVVVDGLPGPQLAGRRRRPGDPDVVSGEAATAVPHQTRRLGVGSVAPGTAWTDLRFLGGQTVLVVRAGHGSAAWLHTVARQLADLDIPVIGVVLIDPDPRDRTDGTLWDGPHTALRGPHQRLARQNGTGRLRTERPPVPAARVPNSDQEAR; translated from the coding sequence GTGACGACGAGCACGACCTCGGAGCCGTCGGCCGCCGCTCCCCTTGTCGACCTCCAGGCGCTGGTGGTGGCGGTGCGCAGGCGCCGCCGCCTCTGGGGCGCCATGGCGCTGCTGGGGCTGCTGGTCGGCGCGGCGATGGCGGTCCTGATGCCGCCGCCGCCGCCGACCGCGGTGACCAAGGTGCTGGTCGCACATCAGGAGGACCAGCCGAACGACACCGGAACGCTGATCCGCACCGACGTCGAGCTGCTGGGGACCACGCGGATCGCCGGCAAGGCCCTGCGGTCCCTGAAGTCCCCGGAAAGCCCGGAGGACTTCATGCGGGACTACCGGGGTACCGGCCTGACCAACAACCTGCTGCGGATCGATGTGACAGGCGACAGCGACGCGGAAGCGGTGGCCCGGGCCAAGGCGCTGGCCGACGCGTTCGTCGCGGACCATGTGAGGCGGATGCGGGAGACCGCGAAGGCCGAGGCCGAGGCCCTGCTCGAGCAGCGTGACCGCATGCGGAAGGAACTCGTCCAGGTCAACGAGGAGATCGGAGACGGACCGCCGAGGAGCGGCCCGGAGGCGTCGGCGAGAACGGAGTCGCTCTTCGCCCGCCGGGCCGAGCTCACGACGCGGATCGCCGACTTCAACCAGCGCGCCGAGGAGGCGCGCGTCGGAACGCCCCGGCTCATCGCCGGCACGCAGATCGTGGACGCCCCGCACGCGGTGCGGCACTCCCTGCCCAGGGCCGCTGTCACCAACGCCGGGATCGGGCTCGTCCTCGGGCTCGTGCTCGGGCTCGCGGTGGCCGCGGTCGGCTCGGTGGTGGCGGACCGCCCCGTGCTGCGCCGCGAGATCGCGGCGAACCTGGGCGCCTCGGTCATCGCGGAGCTGCGCCGCGTGTCCCGCCGACCGGCCGGACGGTGGCGGCTCCGACGGACCCGGGCGGCACGGACGCGGCTCACCACCACCCTGGCCCGCGCCGTGCGCGGCTCAGCGGAACCGGTGTCGCTGCTGGAACTGGGCTGTGCGCGCAGCGCGAGCGCGATCGCCCTGGACGTCGCCGGAGCACTGGCGGCGGAGGGACCCGTGGTCGTCGTCGACGGTCTGCCGGGACCGCAGCTCGCAGGCCGCCGCCGGCGGCCGGGAGACCCGGACGTGGTCAGCGGCGAGGCCGCCACGGCCGTGCCGCATCAGACGCGTCGGCTCGGCGTCGGCTCGGTCGCGCCCGGCACGGCCTGGACGGACCTGCGGTTCCTCGGCGGCCAGACCGTGCTCGTGGTGCGTGCCGGGCACGGCAGCGCCGCATGGCTGCACACCGTGGCGCGGCAGCTCGCGGACCTGGACATTCCGGTGATCGGTGTGGTGCTGATCGACCCCGATCCGCGTGACCGGACCGACGGCACCCTGTGGGACGGGCCGCACACCGCGCTGCGCGGCCCTCATCAGCGGCTGGCCCGGCAGAACGGCACGGGCCGGCTGCGGACGGAGCGGCCGCCGGTGCCGGCCGCACGGGTCCCGAACAGCGACCAGGAGGCGCGGTAG
- the asnB gene encoding asparagine synthase (glutamine-hydrolyzing), translated as MCGIAGAYRWPDGKVVTDRLTDTLAHRGPDGAGRYSHPAGDGEVHLGHRRLAIIDLSETGTQPMVSGGLALTYNGELYNAPELRAELAAAGVRFRGTSDTEVVLEAWRRWGTDCLPRLRGMFAFGIFDERTGDLVLARDQLGVKPLFLLRRGEGLVFASELKALAAATGGSLRVDHAALVASLLYYWVPDSRCAFREAEKLPPGSWLRCRADGRVERGRFWHLKDVAAEGRERARGGERPDLAAVVEESTRRHLLSDVPVATFLSGGLDSSYLTALAARHQPGISAYTIGFRAEDARFEAMPDDLRYARRVAERFGVDLHEIEIAPNVLDLLPRMTYHLDEPIGDPAAINTFLICSAAREAGVKVMLSGMGADELFAGYRKHLANLLALRYQRVPRPLRRGLSATVDRLPVATARRGYRSVRFAKRFLSFADLPEETAFRRSYTMYDQDELLALVDPDLAGTVEDVLTEHADIYQDNDLDDFVNRMCLGDARMFLPGLNLAYTDRSSMAASTEVRVPYVDVEVVKAAFAVPGDRKIVGRQGKAVLKEAATSVLPREIVYRPKGLFSAPLRAWMSRDLAPLVREVVNDGVLVGSGLLRRDALARMVAEDAAGQRDFSKHLWHVLTLEYWYRGATSGSGQKATA; from the coding sequence ATGTGTGGCATCGCAGGCGCTTACCGATGGCCGGACGGGAAGGTGGTGACCGACCGGCTCACCGACACCCTCGCCCACCGCGGCCCGGACGGGGCGGGCCGGTACAGCCACCCCGCCGGTGACGGCGAAGTCCACCTCGGGCACCGCCGACTCGCCATCATCGACCTGTCCGAGACCGGCACCCAGCCGATGGTCTCGGGCGGCCTCGCCCTGACGTACAACGGCGAGCTGTACAACGCGCCCGAGCTGCGCGCCGAGCTGGCGGCCGCCGGGGTGCGCTTCCGCGGTACCTCCGACACCGAGGTCGTCCTCGAGGCATGGCGGCGCTGGGGCACCGACTGCCTGCCCCGGCTGCGCGGCATGTTCGCGTTCGGGATCTTCGACGAGCGCACCGGTGACCTGGTGCTCGCCCGCGACCAGCTCGGCGTCAAACCGCTGTTCCTGCTGCGGCGCGGCGAGGGCCTGGTGTTCGCCTCCGAGCTCAAGGCGCTCGCCGCCGCCACCGGCGGGTCGCTCCGGGTGGACCACGCGGCGCTGGTGGCCTCGCTGCTGTACTACTGGGTGCCGGACTCGCGCTGCGCGTTCCGCGAGGCGGAGAAGCTGCCGCCGGGGAGCTGGCTCAGGTGCCGGGCCGACGGCCGGGTGGAGCGCGGCCGGTTCTGGCACCTGAAGGACGTCGCCGCCGAGGGCCGGGAGCGGGCCCGCGGCGGCGAGCGGCCGGACCTGGCCGCCGTCGTCGAGGAGTCGACCCGGCGGCACCTGCTCTCCGACGTCCCCGTGGCGACCTTCCTCTCCGGCGGTCTCGACTCCAGCTACCTGACGGCCCTTGCGGCCCGCCACCAGCCCGGGATCTCCGCCTACACGATCGGGTTCCGCGCCGAGGACGCCAGGTTCGAGGCGATGCCGGACGACCTGCGCTACGCCCGGCGGGTGGCCGAGCGGTTCGGCGTCGACCTGCATGAGATCGAGATCGCCCCGAACGTGCTCGACCTGCTGCCCCGGATGACGTACCACCTGGACGAGCCGATCGGCGACCCCGCCGCGATCAACACCTTCCTGATCTGTTCCGCGGCCCGGGAGGCCGGGGTCAAGGTGATGCTCTCGGGAATGGGCGCCGACGAGCTGTTCGCCGGTTACCGCAAGCACCTGGCCAACCTGCTCGCGCTGCGCTACCAGCGCGTCCCGCGCCCCCTGCGCCGCGGCCTGTCCGCGACCGTGGACCGGCTGCCGGTCGCCACGGCCCGCCGGGGGTACCGGTCGGTGCGCTTCGCGAAGCGGTTCCTCTCCTTCGCCGATCTGCCGGAGGAGACCGCGTTCAGGCGCAGCTACACCATGTACGACCAGGACGAACTGCTCGCCCTGGTCGACCCGGACCTGGCCGGGACGGTCGAGGACGTGCTGACCGAGCACGCCGACATCTACCAGGACAACGACCTCGACGACTTCGTCAACCGCATGTGCCTGGGCGACGCCCGGATGTTCCTGCCGGGCCTGAACCTCGCCTACACCGACCGGTCGAGCATGGCCGCGTCGACCGAGGTGCGGGTGCCGTATGTGGACGTCGAGGTGGTCAAGGCGGCGTTCGCCGTGCCCGGCGATCGCAAGATCGTCGGACGGCAGGGCAAGGCCGTCCTCAAGGAGGCGGCCACCTCCGTCCTGCCCCGGGAGATCGTGTACCGGCCCAAGGGCCTGTTCAGCGCCCCGCTGCGCGCCTGGATGAGTCGGGATCTGGCGCCGCTGGTGCGCGAGGTGGTCAACGACGGCGTGCTCGTGGGTTCCGGGCTCCTGCGCCGCGACGCCCTGGCGCGCATGGTCGCCGAGGACGCCGCCGGGCAGCGGGACTTCTCCAAGCATCTGTGGCATGTGCTGACCCTCGAGTACTGGTATCGCGGCGCGACCTCCGGGTCCGGCCAGAAGGCTACGGCGTAG